Proteins co-encoded in one Nicotiana sylvestris chromosome 7, ASM39365v2, whole genome shotgun sequence genomic window:
- the LOC104227088 gene encoding IQ domain-containing protein IQM4-like — MTVMKENGFKGTESETIIQSNGVDKMSRKNTINVRNCEPIKLMLETTLSFKNLVQETKAKSDISFPEPAIMFSPRPVSELDAAAVKLQKVYKSYRTRRNLADCAVVVEELWWKALDFAALKRSSVSFFNDEKPETAVSRWARARTRAAKVGKGLSKDEKAQKLALQHWLEAIDPRHRYGHNLHFYYDLWFKSESSQPFFYWLDVGDGKEINLEKCPRTKLHHQCIKYLGPKERESYEVVIENGKLVYKQSGVSVQSIEGSKWIFVLSTTRTLYVGQKQKGTFQHSSFLSGGAITAAGRLVAHAGILEAIWPYSGHYHPTEENFREFISFLEEHNVDLTNVKRCAIDDDYHSFNGSNEGSNRRPHVDPSITKDSEQRSTYVDKKPEDIIINEKAPTFSLAKHLSNKWTTGTGPRIGCVRDYPTELQFRALEQVNLSPRVANVGFNFSGPIPSPRPSPKIRLSPRIAHMGLPSPRTPISAPN, encoded by the exons ATGACAGTGATGAAAGAAAATGGTTTTAAAGGAACAGAATCAGAAACCATAATACAATCAAATGGGGTTGATAAGATGTCAAGAAAGAATACAATAAATGTTAGAAATTGTGAGCCAATCAAACTGATGCTTGAGACAACACTCTCATTCAAGAATTTGGTTCAAGAAACTAAGGCAAAATCAGATATTTCCTTTCCTGAGCCTGCTATTATGTTTTCTCCTCGACCAGTTAGCGAGCTTGATGCTGCAGCTGTTAAGCTTCAAAAAGTATATAAGAGTTATAGGACTAGAAGAAATCTGGCTGATTGTGCTGTTGTGGTTGAAGAATTATG GTGGAAGGCATTAGATTTTGCAGCTCTAAAGAGAAGTTCAGTTTCATTTTTCAATGATGAGAAGCCAGAAACTGCTGTTTCAAGGTGGGCTAGAGCACGTACTAGAGCTGCTAAAGTTGGAAAGGGATTGTCCAAAGATGAAAAAGCTCAAAAATTGGCTCTGCAGCATTGGCTAGAAGCG ATTGATCCACGACATCGGTATGGGCACAACTTGCACTTCTACTATGATTTATGGTTTAAGAGTGAAAGCTCTCAGCCTTTCTTCTACTG GTTGGATGTTGGAGATGGAAAAGAAATAAATCTAGAGAAATGTCCTAGGACAAAATTACACCATCAATGCATCAAATATCTTGGACCA AAGGAGCGCGAATCATATGAAGTAGTTATTGAGAATGGGAAGCTTGTATATAAACAAAGTGGAGTTTCTGTTCAGTCAATAGAGGGTTCAAAATGGATCTTTGTTCTTAGCACAACAAGAACATTATATGTAGGACAAAAGCAAAAGGGCACATTTCAACATTCAAGTTTTCTATCTGGTGGTGCTATCACTGCAGCTGGTAGACTAGTTGCTCATGCTGGAATTCTAGAG GCTATTTGGCCATATAGTGGTCACTATCACCCAACTGAAGAGAACTTCAGGGAATTCATTAGCTTTCTTGAAGAGCACAATGTCGACCTTACAAACGTTAAG AGATGTGCAATTGATGATGACTATCATTCATTCAATGGTAGCAACGAGGGCTCAAATCGCCGACCACATGTGGATCCTTCCATTACTAAAGACTCTGAACAAAGAAGCACATACGTCGACAAGAAACCGGAGGACATTATCATCAATGAGAAGGCACCAACATTTAGCTTGGCTAAACATTTGTCCAACAAATGGACAACTGGAACTGGACCGCGTATTGGCTGTGTTAGAGATTACCCTACAGAATTACAATTCCGAGCACTTGAACAAGTTAATTTATCGCCTCGGGTGGCCAATGTAGGCTTCAATTTCTCTGGTCCAATCCCCTCACCAAGACCAAGTCCAAAGATTAGGCTTTCTCCAAGGATTGCACATATGGGACTGCCTAGTCCTCGGACTCCTATTTCAGCACCTAATTAA